The sequence below is a genomic window from Arthrobacter sp. U41.
TTGCCGGGATCGCCGATGGTCACACCCTCGAGGTCCTGCGGGCCGTCGACGCGGGGAATCCGTTTGGCGCCCTTCGCCGGAGGTCCGTCGTAGAGCGAATCTACGTCGGACAACAGCACCAGGGCATCGGCGCGGACCAGGTGGGCCACCAGGGCCGACAGCCGGTCATTGTCGCCGAAACGGATCTTGTGCGTGGCGACGGTGTCGTTTTCGTTGACCACCGGCACTACGCCCAGGTTAAGGAGCCGATTCAGGGCGCGGAAGGCGTTCATGTGGTGGCTGCGCCGCATGAGGTCATCTGCGGTCAGCAGCACCTGGCTGACAGTCACGCCGTGGGCGCCGAAGGCCTGCGTGTAGCGCGCCATCAAAAGGCCCTGACCCACGCTGGCGGCTGCCTGCTGGGTGGCCAGGTCCCGGGGCCGCTTGGCCAGTCCCAACGGTGCCAGGCCGGCTGCGATGGCCCCGGAGGACACCAGGATGATTTCCATGCCCGCGTTGCTTTTGACCGCCAGGGCGTCCGACAGTGCGATGAGCGCTTCTTCGGAAATGCCGCCCTTGATGCTGGTGAGCGACGACGAGCCGACCTTGACCACGATGCGACGCGCTCTGGTGAGCACGCTCCTGTCGTCGCTGGGTCCCTCGATGACTACTGCGGAATTAACACTCACGTCTGCGGGTTCACTCCTCATTTTCTTCGCTGAGTCCGCTCTCCGTGAGCGGCTTGGGGCGGCGTCCGCTGACGGATTCGGTCCAGATTCCGGCCTTGCGCTCGGCTTCGAGCTCGGCGCGGGCCGCGGCCTTGGCCTCGCGGCGTTCGACCTGCTCGTCGCGCTTCTGTCCACGGGTGGGGCGGTCGCCGATGTCGGCGAAGCGCACGTCGGTGCCGCGCGGAGCGGCCAGCAGTTCGGCGCCGGCCATCATGGTCGGCTCCCAGTCGAAGACGACGCCGTCGTCCTCGCCGATGACGACCATGTCGCCCGGCTTGGCGCCCTGCTTGAAGAGTTCGTTTTCGACGCCGAGCTTGGCCAGGCGGTCGGCGAGGTAGCCGATGGCCTCCTCGTTGGTGAAGTCGGTCTGCTTGACCCAGCGCACGGGCTTGTCGCCCAGGACGCGGAACAGCGGCTCCAGGTTCTTCTCCTCGCGGCGGATCTTGAAGCCGGATTCGTTGACGGCGCGAGGCTTGAGCACCGGTGCGTGGACCTTCGGCGGAGCAGCGGCGACGGCGTCGCGGGCGGCCTGGACGATCTCTGCCATGGCGAAACCAAGCTGGCGGAGGCCCTCGTGGCTGGTGGCCGAGATTTCGAAGACCTTGTAGCCGCGGGATTCAAGTTCCGGGCGGACGAATTCGGCCATGTCCTTGCCGTCCGGGAGGTCGACCTTGTTCAGGGCGATCAGGCGCGGACGGTGGTTCAGCGGAACGACTTCACCGTCGGAGCCCGCAAAGCTCATGTCCACGGCGTACTTTTCCAGCTCGGCCTCGATGACGGCGAGGTCGGAGAGCGGATCGCGGTCCGACTCGAGCGTGCCGCAGTCGAGGACGTGCACCAGGGCGGCGCAGCGCTCGACGTGGCGCAGGAAGTGGTGGCCGAGGCCCTTGCCTTCGCTGGCGCCTTCAATCAGGCCCGGGACGTCGGCGATGGTGAAGCGCACCTCGCCGGCCTGGACCACGCCGAGGTTCGGGATCAGGGTGGTGAAAGGGTAGTCGGCGATCTTGGGCCGCGCGGCGGACATCGCGGCGATCAGGCTGGACTTGCCGGCGGAGGGGAAGCCGACGAGGGCGATGTCGGCGATGGACTTCAGTTCCAGGACGACGTCAGCGGCTTCGCCTTCGATGCCGAGCAGCGCGAAGCCGGGGGCGCGGCGCTTCTGCGAGGAAAGCGAGGCGTTGCCCAGCCCGCCGATGCCGCCGGCGGCGGCGATGTATTCGGTGCCTTCGCCGACGAGGTCCGCGAGGACACGTCCGTCCTTGGACTTGACCACGGTGCCCTCGGGAACCGGGAGGATCAGGGTTTCGCCGTGCTTTCCGGCGCGCCAGTCGCCCATGCCGGGGCCGCCGTTGGTGGCGTGGCGGTGCGGGGCGTGGTGGTAGTCGAGCAGGGTGGTGGTCTGGGGATCGACCCGCAGGATGACGTCGCCGCCGTTGCCGCCGTTGCCGCCGTCGGGGCCGCCGAGGGGCTTGAACTTCTCGCGGTGAACGGAGACACAGCCGTGGCCGCCGGTACCGCCGGATACGTGCAGTACTACCCGGTCTACAAAGCTCGCCACGTGGATCTCCTCAGTGCTGTTCCCCGGGCCTCCAAAGAGTCCCAAGATGATTGTAATGCGGTTAAAACACCGGTGGAGCGGACCTAATGGCCCGCCCCACCGTTTTAAGACTTGTTGTTACTCTGCAGCTGCAGCAGCCACAATGTTCACAACGCGACGACCGCGGCGGGTGCCGAACTCGACTGCGCCGGGGGCCAGTGCGAACAGGGTGTCGTCCCCGCCGCGGCCAACGCCGGCGCCCGGGTGGAAGTGGGTGCCACGCTGGCGGACGATGATCTCGCCTGCGGAAACTACCTGGCCGCCGAAGCGCTTGACGCCGAGGTACTGGGCGTTGGAGTCACGACCGTTGCGAGTGGAACTCGCGCCTTTTTTATGTGCCATTTGAAAATGCCTGCCTTAAAAATTCTGG
It includes:
- the obgE gene encoding GTPase ObgE; this encodes MASFVDRVVLHVSGGTGGHGCVSVHREKFKPLGGPDGGNGGNGGDVILRVDPQTTTLLDYHHAPHRHATNGGPGMGDWRAGKHGETLILPVPEGTVVKSKDGRVLADLVGEGTEYIAAAGGIGGLGNASLSSQKRRAPGFALLGIEGEAADVVLELKSIADIALVGFPSAGKSSLIAAMSAARPKIADYPFTTLIPNLGVVQAGEVRFTIADVPGLIEGASEGKGLGHHFLRHVERCAALVHVLDCGTLESDRDPLSDLAVIEAELEKYAVDMSFAGSDGEVVPLNHRPRLIALNKVDLPDGKDMAEFVRPELESRGYKVFEISATSHEGLRQLGFAMAEIVQAARDAVAAAPPKVHAPVLKPRAVNESGFKIRREEKNLEPLFRVLGDKPVRWVKQTDFTNEEAIGYLADRLAKLGVENELFKQGAKPGDMVVIGEDDGVVFDWEPTMMAGAELLAAPRGTDVRFADIGDRPTRGQKRDEQVERREAKAAARAELEAERKAGIWTESVSGRRPKPLTESGLSEENEE
- the proB gene encoding glutamate 5-kinase produces the protein MRSEPADVSVNSAVVIEGPSDDRSVLTRARRIVVKVGSSSLTSIKGGISEEALIALSDALAVKSNAGMEIILVSSGAIAAGLAPLGLAKRPRDLATQQAAASVGQGLLMARYTQAFGAHGVTVSQVLLTADDLMRRSHHMNAFRALNRLLNLGVVPVVNENDTVATHKIRFGDNDRLSALVAHLVRADALVLLSDVDSLYDGPPAKGAKRIPRVDGPQDLEGVTIGDPGKAGVGTGGMQTKVEAAIMAADSGIPAMVTSTANVAAALAGEDVGTWFTVNGARKPVRMMWLAHLAHVQGRLILDDGAVTAVSKNHTSLLPAGISAVEGNFEAGDAVEMVAADGTVIARGLVNYSADELPQMLGRSTVELGESLGRGFDREVVHVDDLVLV
- the rpmA gene encoding 50S ribosomal protein L27; its protein translation is MAHKKGASSTRNGRDSNAQYLGVKRFGGQVVSAGEIIVRQRGTHFHPGAGVGRGGDDTLFALAPGAVEFGTRRGRRVVNIVAAAAAE